In one Gossypium hirsutum isolate 1008001.06 chromosome D09, Gossypium_hirsutum_v2.1, whole genome shotgun sequence genomic region, the following are encoded:
- the LOC107892956 gene encoding oxidation resistance protein 1 isoform X1 has product MNKFKDKTAGSVSHLFSDSPSPSSPPQLQLYQGRWYSEGLNSLSSLFSYIIPSASIDDDDKPKSNDHGNVDIKPIGSLPDRWRNQKLQLEDESLDSCKEYTITYVSEDLKKVCEDKKSIWTEFENKQQMISPRGGGGSSSDSDEFHEAGEQLSPVKGSLNLSDESVFINRELFEFLGSSLPNIVKGCQWVLLYSTWKHGISLRTLIRKSTELPAGPSLLITGDREGAIFGAMLECPLIPTPRRKYQGTNQTFVFTSIYGVPRLFRPTGANRYYYMCLNDLLALGGGANFALCLDGDLLNGTSGPCETFGNKCLAHNEEFELKNVELWGFKHAYRNTLN; this is encoded by the exons atgaataaatttaaagataaaacaGCGGGGAGTGTTTCACATTTATTTTCGGATTCACCTTCACCTTCTTCTCCACCTCAACTTCAACTTTATCAG GGAAGATGGTATTCGGAAGGGTTAAATTCACTGTCTTCACTATTTTCTTACATAATACCATCAGCAAGCATAGATGATGATGATAAGCCCAAATCCAACGATCATGGAAACGTCGACATCAAGCCAATCGGTTCCCTTCCTGATCGATGGAGGAACCAGAAACTCCAATTGGAAGATGAATCCTTAGATAGCTGTAAAGAATACACCATTACCTATGTCAGCGAAGATTTGAAAAAGGTTTGCGAAGATAAGAAGAGTATCTGGACAGAGTTTGAGAATAAGCAGCAAATGATTAGCCCACGCGGCGGTGGCGGCAGCAGCAGCGATTCGGATGAGTTTCATGAAGCGGGGGAGCAATTGAGTCCCGTAAAGGGGTCGCTAAATCTTTCAGATGAATCGGTGTTTATTAACCGTGAATTGTTCGAATTCCTGGGGTCTTCGCTTCCCAATATTGTTAAGGGTTGTCAATGGGTGTTGCTGTATAG TACGTGGAAACATGGAATATCACTCCGTACACTTATTCGTAAGAGCACTGAGCTTCCTGCAGGTCCCTCTTTGCTG ATTACTGGAGATAGGGAAGGAGCTATCTTCGGTGCAATGCTAGAATGCCCTTTGATACCCACTCCAAGGAGAAAATATCAA GGAACAAACCAGACGTTTGTATTTACATCCATATACGGTGTACCAAGGCTATTCAGACCAACCG GTGCCAATCgttattattatatgtgtttgaatgacTTGTTAGCACTTGGTGGGGGTGCCAACTTTGCTTTGTGCTTGGATGGAGATCT ATTAAATGGAACTAGTGGACCTTGTGAAACATTTGGAAACAAGTGTTTGGCTCATAACGAGGAATTTGAACTAAAGAATGTCGAG CTTTGGGGATTCAAGCATGCATATAGAAATACCTTAAACTGA
- the LOC107892956 gene encoding oxidation resistance protein 1 isoform X2: MNKFKDKTAGSVSHLFSDSPSPSSPPQLQLYQGRWYSEGLNSLSSLFSYIIPSASIDDDDKPKSNDHGNVDIKPIGSLPDRWRNQKLQLEDESLDSCKEYTITYVSEDLKKVCEDKKSIWTEFENKQQMISPRGGGGSSSDSDEFHEAGEQLSPVKGSLNLSDESVFINRELFEFLGSSLPNIVKGCQWVLLYRAVRGNMEYHSVHLFVRALSFLQITGDREGAIFGAMLECPLIPTPRRKYQGTNQTFVFTSIYGVPRLFRPTGANRYYYMCLNDLLALGGGANFALCLDGDLLNGTSGPCETFGNKCLAHNEEFELKNVELWGFKHAYRNTLN; the protein is encoded by the exons atgaataaatttaaagataaaacaGCGGGGAGTGTTTCACATTTATTTTCGGATTCACCTTCACCTTCTTCTCCACCTCAACTTCAACTTTATCAG GGAAGATGGTATTCGGAAGGGTTAAATTCACTGTCTTCACTATTTTCTTACATAATACCATCAGCAAGCATAGATGATGATGATAAGCCCAAATCCAACGATCATGGAAACGTCGACATCAAGCCAATCGGTTCCCTTCCTGATCGATGGAGGAACCAGAAACTCCAATTGGAAGATGAATCCTTAGATAGCTGTAAAGAATACACCATTACCTATGTCAGCGAAGATTTGAAAAAGGTTTGCGAAGATAAGAAGAGTATCTGGACAGAGTTTGAGAATAAGCAGCAAATGATTAGCCCACGCGGCGGTGGCGGCAGCAGCAGCGATTCGGATGAGTTTCATGAAGCGGGGGAGCAATTGAGTCCCGTAAAGGGGTCGCTAAATCTTTCAGATGAATCGGTGTTTATTAACCGTGAATTGTTCGAATTCCTGGGGTCTTCGCTTCCCAATATTGTTAAGGGTTGTCAATGGGTGTTGCTGTATAG GGCAGTACGTGGAAACATGGAATATCACTCCGTACACTTATTCGTAAGAGCACTGAGCTTCCTGCAG ATTACTGGAGATAGGGAAGGAGCTATCTTCGGTGCAATGCTAGAATGCCCTTTGATACCCACTCCAAGGAGAAAATATCAA GGAACAAACCAGACGTTTGTATTTACATCCATATACGGTGTACCAAGGCTATTCAGACCAACCG GTGCCAATCgttattattatatgtgtttgaatgacTTGTTAGCACTTGGTGGGGGTGCCAACTTTGCTTTGTGCTTGGATGGAGATCT ATTAAATGGAACTAGTGGACCTTGTGAAACATTTGGAAACAAGTGTTTGGCTCATAACGAGGAATTTGAACTAAAGAATGTCGAG CTTTGGGGATTCAAGCATGCATATAGAAATACCTTAAACTGA